From Nerophis lumbriciformis linkage group LG38, RoL_Nlum_v2.1, whole genome shotgun sequence, the proteins below share one genomic window:
- the tusc2a gene encoding tumor suppressor 2, mitochondrial calcium regulator a produces MGGSASKAKGVWPFSGSGAAGDSTCEANEQTLARLKCSSIATPFVFTRRSSLYYDEDGDLAHEFYEEMVVTKNGRKKSKLKRIQKNLIPQGIVKLDHPCIHVDFPIILSEV; encoded by the exons ATGGGAGGAAGTGCATCCAAAGCCAAAGGTGTGTGGCCTTTCTCAGGCAGTGGAGCTGCAGGTGATTCTACCTGTGAAGCCAATGAGCAGACATTGGCCCGCCTCAAATGTTCCAGTATTGCCACACCTTTTGTCTTTACCAGGAGAAG CTCGCTATACTACGACGAGGATGGCGACCTCGCCCACGAATTTTACGAAGAGATGGTGGTGACGAAAAATGGCAGGAAAAAGTCCAAATTGAAGAGGATTCAAAAGAATCTGATTCCACAG GGAATTGTAAAGCTCGACCATCCCTGCATCCATGTGGACTTCCCCATCATCCTCTCTGAGGTGTGA